A single genomic interval of Armatimonadota bacterium harbors:
- a CDS encoding protease pro-enzyme activation domain-containing protein — protein sequence MCKPYSPAWLTHVVKAVGAAVAITLAAPVSAQSGPYVRLPGHFPASVYRARVVGRLQPQDPIALAIALPLHHERELQSLLGRLYDPADPGYGHFLTSEEFTSRFSPSPEDYRAVKALAEASGLRVTAEHANRLVLDVEGPAAAVESAFRLHLLRYQDPGGRTFRAPDAEPSVPKALAGVISGVIGLDNAAIWQTHNRPMADASASVSPLQVGSGPGGALTPSDIRSAYNLSTVTEKGTGQTLALFELDGYAASDIHTYESYFGLPAVPLQNVLVDGYSGAAGSGAGEVTLDIELMIAVAPGASKIVVYEGPNSGSGVVDTYNRIASDNAAKEISTSWGLAEGSTGAATRNAENTAFQQMAAQGQSIYAASGDSGAYDNGSSLSVDDPASQPYMVGVGGTRLTTSGAGGAWSSETTWNGGSTSKSGGGGGISTVWSMPSWQSGVVSSASKGSTTMRNVPDVSLDADPYSGYSVYFGSWQIYGGTSCAAPLWAAYTALVNQRRAANGTSPLGFANPAIYQVGKGGRYTTDFHDIADGSTNLYYPAVTGYDDATGWGTFNGANLLADLAPYPASQLLLNPGFENGSTNPGPWYVTPGVVDNSTTLPALSGVWKAKLNGYGTQHVDAIYQDVAIPSTASSATLTFWLHIISADTTGVLHDKLSIQVRNSASAILATLATYSNLNQNAGYAQQTFDVSAYKGQTIRVCAIGNEDSSLATWFLMDDFALTVR from the coding sequence GTGTGCAAACCCTATTCTCCGGCGTGGCTGACCCACGTCGTTAAGGCCGTCGGCGCCGCCGTCGCCATAACCCTGGCCGCGCCCGTCTCCGCGCAGTCGGGACCCTACGTAAGGCTTCCTGGCCACTTTCCGGCTTCGGTCTACCGGGCCCGTGTGGTTGGCCGGTTGCAGCCGCAGGACCCGATCGCTCTGGCCATCGCGCTGCCACTGCACCACGAGCGCGAGCTCCAGTCGCTCCTGGGCCGCCTCTATGACCCGGCCGATCCGGGCTACGGCCATTTCCTGACGTCCGAGGAATTCACCTCGCGCTTCAGCCCAAGCCCCGAGGACTACCGCGCGGTGAAGGCTCTCGCCGAAGCCTCCGGTCTTCGCGTGACGGCGGAGCACGCCAACCGCCTCGTGCTGGACGTGGAAGGCCCGGCGGCCGCCGTGGAGTCGGCCTTCCGGCTTCACCTGCTGCGCTATCAGGATCCGGGCGGAAGGACCTTCCGCGCCCCGGACGCCGAACCTTCCGTCCCAAAAGCCCTGGCAGGCGTCATAAGCGGCGTCATCGGGCTGGACAACGCCGCAATCTGGCAGACGCACAACCGTCCGATGGCCGATGCGTCGGCGTCCGTTTCGCCGCTCCAGGTCGGCTCCGGTCCCGGCGGCGCGTTGACACCGTCCGACATCCGCTCGGCCTACAACCTCTCCACCGTGACCGAAAAGGGAACCGGGCAGACCCTGGCGCTCTTCGAACTCGACGGCTACGCCGCCAGCGACATCCACACATACGAAAGCTACTTCGGCCTGCCTGCCGTGCCGCTGCAGAATGTGCTGGTGGACGGCTATTCGGGCGCGGCCGGCAGCGGCGCCGGCGAGGTGACGCTGGACATCGAGTTGATGATCGCCGTCGCGCCGGGCGCCTCCAAGATCGTCGTCTACGAAGGCCCGAATTCCGGATCCGGCGTGGTGGACACGTACAACCGTATTGCCTCGGATAACGCCGCGAAAGAGATCAGCACATCGTGGGGCCTCGCAGAAGGCAGCACCGGGGCCGCCACACGCAACGCGGAGAATACGGCGTTTCAGCAAATGGCCGCCCAGGGACAATCGATCTACGCCGCGTCCGGTGACAGCGGGGCGTACGACAACGGCTCATCCCTCAGCGTGGATGATCCGGCGTCTCAGCCTTACATGGTCGGCGTTGGCGGCACGCGTCTCACGACGAGCGGGGCCGGCGGCGCGTGGTCGTCCGAGACCACGTGGAACGGAGGCTCGACCAGTAAATCGGGCGGAGGAGGCGGCATCAGCACCGTCTGGTCCATGCCCTCCTGGCAGTCCGGCGTTGTATCCTCCGCGTCCAAGGGGTCGACCACAATGCGCAACGTGCCGGACGTATCGCTGGACGCCGACCCGTATTCGGGTTACTCCGTGTATTTCGGCAGCTGGCAGATTTACGGTGGAACAAGCTGCGCTGCGCCGCTCTGGGCCGCGTACACAGCGCTCGTCAACCAGCGCCGCGCGGCCAACGGGACCTCTCCACTGGGATTCGCCAACCCTGCCATCTATCAGGTCGGCAAGGGCGGCCGCTACACCACCGATTTCCACGACATCGCCGACGGCAGCACCAACCTCTATTACCCCGCCGTGACGGGTTATGACGACGCGACCGGTTGGGGCACGTTCAACGGCGCCAACCTGCTGGCGGATCTCGCGCCCTATCCGGCAAGCCAACTGCTTCTCAATCCCGGCTTCGAAAACGGCTCGACAAACCCCGGCCCATGGTACGTGACCCCAGGCGTGGTGGACAACAGCACCACGCTGCCCGCGCTCTCCGGCGTCTGGAAGGCCAAGCTCAACGGCTATGGGACGCAGCATGTGGACGCCATCTATCAGGATGTGGCAATTCCATCCACCGCCTCCAGCGCTACACTCACCTTCTGGCTGCATATCATTTCCGCGGACACGACAGGAGTACTTCACGATAAGCTGTCAATCCAGGTCCGCAACAGCGCCAGCGCCATCCTTGCGACTCTTGCGACCTATTCAAACCTGAATCAGAACGCCGGCTACGCACAGCAGACGTTTGACGTCTCCGCCTACAAGGGCCAGACAATCCGCGTTTGCGCCATCGGGAATGAAGACAGCTCGCTGGCGACGTGGTTCCTGATGGACGACTTCGCCCTGACGGTCCGCTAG